A stretch of the Rhizobium sullae genome encodes the following:
- a CDS encoding efflux RND transporter permease subunit, protein MNFSAWSIRNPVPAILLFILLTVGGLIAFDRLAVQNFPDMDLPTIQVSATLEGAAPAQLETEVARKIEDRLASLGLLDHITTTVTDGSVSINVSFQLGKDSEEALNEVRNAVDGASGDLPSKMQTPSVTKVTVQGSTLLTYAVRSTRLNETELSWFVDNDMTKALLAVSGVGEVGRIGGIEREVHIDLNPQLMSALGLSAATVSSQLKSVQSDASGGRAEIGGGKQAIRTLGAVSSIEELKALEIPLPSGELVRLDEIGTVTDSFADRSSIAYLDGEPVIGVEVKRSNGFSDTGVAAAIEAAMQDFAAANPDVEIVQAYSTVGPIIENYDGSMHMLYEGALLAVVVVWLFLRDWRATLLSAVALPLSVIPTFLVMYLADFSLNTVTLLALSLVVGILIDDAIVEIENIARHLQMGKPPKEAALEAADEIGLAVIATTLTLVAVFLPTAFMSGIPGLIFRQFGLTAAVAVLASLVVARLLTPMMAAYMMKSHPIELRDGRVMRAYMAFVKTCLRYPKLTILGVCIFLGLSLSTITMLSAGFLPPSDDSQTQVTLTLQPGSSIEQTDAMTRRAADIVSRLPDVTRVFSAVGSASSGDLIDSATTMDTATTSLVVDLKKIGERSRKQAEIENDIRQALAVLPGVRIEVGTGGNGTTLEVTLASDDSDALDQAAGALEEQLRSLQGIGAVTSSASLQAPEVQIVPDLDSVAALGVTAEAISEAVRVATSGDYSSSLAKLNLPQRQLPIRVRLDPGDRTTLEDIANLRVAGARGSVDLGSVAEIRIGGSPSEISRIDRSRNVTLTVELNGRILGEVYSEARALPAFQRLPDGVKLVEQGELERSSELFNNFAIAMAIGVFCIYAVLVLLFHDFLQPLTILMALPLSLGGALLPLVLTGTSFSMPVLIGLLMLMGVATKNSILLVEYAIMSRRAGLSRFDALVDACHKRARPIVMTTIAMGGGMLPVALSLSGGDASFRQPMAIVVIGGLMTSTVLSLVVIPVIFTFVDDFLLLLKRMFRLEPLSPRKGARDVLSTPA, encoded by the coding sequence ATGAACTTTTCCGCCTGGTCGATCCGCAATCCGGTTCCTGCCATACTCCTTTTCATCCTGCTTACTGTCGGCGGCCTCATCGCCTTCGACCGGCTCGCGGTGCAAAATTTTCCCGACATGGACCTGCCGACCATTCAGGTCAGCGCCACGCTCGAAGGTGCCGCGCCGGCCCAGCTCGAAACAGAAGTCGCGCGCAAGATCGAAGATAGGCTCGCCTCGCTGGGCCTTCTCGACCACATCACGACGACGGTCACGGACGGGTCGGTCTCCATCAATGTCTCGTTCCAGCTGGGAAAGGACAGCGAGGAAGCGTTGAACGAAGTGCGCAATGCCGTCGACGGCGCGAGCGGAGACCTCCCTTCCAAGATGCAGACGCCGAGCGTAACGAAGGTGACGGTGCAGGGCTCCACCCTCCTCACCTACGCGGTGCGCTCCACCCGCCTCAACGAGACGGAACTCTCCTGGTTCGTCGACAACGACATGACGAAGGCCCTGCTCGCCGTATCTGGCGTCGGCGAGGTCGGCCGGATCGGCGGCATCGAGCGTGAAGTGCATATCGACCTCAACCCGCAGCTCATGAGCGCGCTCGGTCTCAGCGCCGCGACCGTTTCCTCTCAGCTCAAATCCGTGCAGTCGGACGCCTCGGGCGGTCGAGCCGAGATCGGCGGCGGCAAGCAGGCAATTCGCACGCTCGGCGCGGTTTCCTCGATAGAGGAACTGAAGGCGCTCGAAATCCCGCTTCCGAGCGGCGAGCTCGTGCGGCTGGACGAGATCGGCACAGTAACGGACAGCTTTGCCGACAGGTCGTCGATCGCCTATCTCGATGGCGAACCCGTGATCGGTGTCGAGGTAAAACGATCTAACGGCTTTTCTGATACCGGCGTCGCGGCCGCCATCGAAGCGGCCATGCAGGACTTTGCCGCGGCCAACCCCGATGTCGAGATCGTCCAGGCCTACAGCACGGTCGGGCCGATTATCGAAAACTACGACGGCTCCATGCACATGCTCTATGAGGGTGCACTCCTGGCGGTCGTGGTGGTTTGGCTCTTCCTGCGCGACTGGCGGGCGACCTTGCTTTCGGCGGTGGCGCTGCCGCTCTCGGTCATCCCGACTTTTCTCGTGATGTACCTGGCGGATTTCAGCCTCAATACGGTGACGCTGCTTGCGCTCTCCCTCGTGGTCGGCATCCTCATCGACGATGCGATCGTCGAGATCGAGAACATCGCGCGCCACCTGCAAATGGGGAAACCGCCGAAAGAGGCTGCGCTCGAGGCAGCCGATGAAATCGGCCTTGCCGTCATCGCAACGACCTTGACGCTCGTCGCGGTCTTTCTGCCGACCGCCTTCATGAGCGGTATTCCCGGCCTGATCTTCCGTCAGTTCGGCTTGACGGCAGCCGTGGCGGTTCTCGCCTCACTGGTCGTCGCGCGCCTGCTGACGCCGATGATGGCCGCCTACATGATGAAGTCGCATCCCATCGAGTTGAGGGACGGCCGTGTCATGCGCGCCTACATGGCCTTCGTCAAAACCTGCCTGCGCTATCCTAAACTGACCATCCTCGGCGTCTGCATATTCCTCGGGCTCTCGCTCTCGACGATTACCATGCTGAGCGCCGGTTTCCTGCCGCCTTCGGACGATTCGCAGACGCAGGTCACTCTGACGCTCCAGCCCGGCAGCTCGATCGAACAAACGGACGCGATGACGCGGCGGGCAGCAGATATCGTTTCCCGCCTGCCGGACGTCACGCGCGTGTTCTCCGCCGTCGGAAGCGCCTCGTCGGGTGACCTGATCGATTCCGCCACAACCATGGATACGGCGACCACCTCGCTCGTCGTCGACCTGAAGAAGATCGGCGAACGCAGCCGCAAGCAGGCCGAGATCGAGAACGACATCCGACAGGCGCTCGCCGTTCTCCCGGGTGTCAGGATCGAGGTGGGCACTGGAGGCAACGGTACGACACTGGAAGTCACGCTCGCTAGCGACGATTCCGATGCGCTCGACCAGGCGGCGGGCGCACTCGAAGAACAGCTGCGCAGCCTTCAGGGCATCGGCGCGGTGACCTCCAGCGCCTCCCTGCAGGCCCCGGAAGTCCAGATCGTCCCGGACCTCGACAGCGTCGCGGCCCTCGGTGTCACGGCAGAAGCGATTTCCGAGGCGGTTCGCGTGGCCACGAGCGGAGACTACTCCTCCTCGCTCGCCAAGCTCAACCTGCCGCAGCGCCAGCTTCCCATCCGCGTCCGGCTCGATCCCGGCGACCGGACGACGCTCGAGGACATCGCCAATCTTCGCGTTGCCGGTGCCAGGGGTAGCGTCGATCTCGGTTCGGTGGCCGAGATCCGTATCGGCGGCAGCCCGTCGGAGATCAGCCGCATCGATCGTTCGCGAAACGTCACCCTGACGGTCGAGCTCAACGGCCGCATCCTTGGCGAGGTCTATAGCGAGGCACGGGCGCTGCCTGCCTTTCAGAGGCTTCCCGACGGGGTCAAGCTCGTCGAGCAGGGCGAACTGGAGCGCAGCTCCGAGCTTTTCAACAATTTCGCCATCGCAATGGCGATCGGCGTCTTCTGCATCTACGCCGTTCTGGTTCTACTCTTCCACGACTTCCTCCAGCCGCTGACGATCCTCATGGCGCTTCCGCTTTCGCTTGGCGGCGCGCTGCTGCCGCTGGTGCTGACCGGAACCAGCTTCTCCATGCCCGTGCTGATCGGCCTGCTCATGCTGATGGGCGTGGCGACGAAGAATTCGATCCTGCTGGTCGAGTACGCAATCATGTCGCGTCGCGCCGGCCTCTCGCGGTTCGACGCGCTGGTCGACGCCTGCCACAAGCGCGCCCGCCCGATTGTCATGACGACTATCGCCATGGGCGGCGGCATGCTTCCCGTGGCTTTGAGCCTCAGTGGCGGCGATGCAAGCTTCCGTCAACCGATGGCAATCGTCGTCATCGGCGGCCTGATGACTTCCACCGTCCTCAGCCTCGTCGTTATCCCCGTCATATTCACGTTCGTTGACGACTTCCTGCTGCTTTTAAAGCGGATGTTCCGTCTTGAACCGTTGTCCCCTCGCAAAGGAGCACGTGATGTCCTCAGTACGCCTGCCTAA